A genomic window from Cotesia glomerata isolate CgM1 linkage group LG7, MPM_Cglom_v2.3, whole genome shotgun sequence includes:
- the LOC123269709 gene encoding uncharacterized protein LOC123269709, giving the protein MSIHFGCTNETSFTAVYIFRTDPLSAQVLLATALVQVRPHHGNPITARVLIDQGSELSFMRQSLFKKLGQPLQRDMVMLKGIGNVSAGSSLGVSTIELRSLCTTASMHVSMHILPTLTVDLPSFVIADPKWPHLENLKLADPQYLQPRPVDIILGASPAAQIMNAEIQRGPRNAPIAQSTTLGWIVYGAVTAKHALTSHAALHASVDTELQDAIAKFWEQEGVPSGNSPLNTAEEDECEIHFRQTHYRQPDGRYVVRLPLKALESQLGDSINAAMGSLRRLITRLSREREYSDMYRAFMAEYIQLGHMVRVPVNELPANAYFLPHHGVLKLDSATTKLRTVFNGSCATSTGISLNDILHAGPKTQIDIFDVMLRIRCSRILFATDITKMFRQIEVDSLDWPLQCILWIDENDLIDAYCLKTVTYGTASAPFDTVRVLIQLVKDEGHRFPLAVALMLKTRYVDDIYGGADNEEDAIKAAVQTKALCAAGCFPLAKWASNSPRLLAEVAPEKQLDTPLKEISDAPVKVLGMYWNSRTDALQFKYTLPPETPKTRRAILSEIAKLYDPLGLLAPIVVKAKIFMQNLWLDRVSWDEQLSPSLIHKWTGYREDLRNIESIRIPRWNNIAPGATMELHGFSDASQNAMAAAVYLRVTDADGNTKVSLLCSKTQVAPLKTMTIPRLELSAAWLLTQLILHVKEVQSLENVRINLWTDSTVTLAWIKSPAIRWKTFVRNRVGKIQKTLRDVSWKFIPGKQNPADCASRGIPTLKLKQHALWWHGPTWLHEPESSWPTLEPPTDNATHREERQGLTLVTWKAENCLLQQLLSHYTQLFPLLRKLSIWHRAIDRFKRVPQSSLAYPLTPSDLERAKLTLIKFTQGQYFAREIHTLQDGDGLPKNNRITKLTPFIDYQGVLRVGGRLKNALLDPEESITYRTISSSINKILYKLAANTL; this is encoded by the exons ATGTCCATCCATTTTGGATGCACCAACGAAACCAGCTTCACCGCAGTCTACATCTTCCGCACAG ATCCGCTTTCCGCTCAAGTATTGCTAGCTACCGCCTTAGTCCAGGTACGCCCGCATCATGGTAATCCAATCACCGCCAGAGTGTTGATTGATCAAGGTTCAGAGCTCTCATTTATGAGACAGTCGCTCTTCAAGAAGCTTGGACAACCGCTACAGCGTGACATGGTCATGCTCAAGGGCATTGGCAATGTCTCCGCAGGAAGCTCACTAGGTGTGAGCACAATTGAGCTTCGTTCGCTGTGTACGACCGCATCAATGCATGTCAGCATGCATATTCTACCAACACTGACGGTAGATCTTCCATCGTTCGTGATCGCTGATCCGAAATGGCCGCATCTTGAGAATCTCAAGCTCGCTGACCCGCAGTATCTACAGCCACGCCCTGTAGATATTATTCTAGGTGCATCACCAGCCGCACAGATCATGAACGCAGAGATTCAACGAGGACCTCGCAATGCTCCTATTGCACAATCCACCACGCTTGGTTGGATTGTCTATGGAGCTGTCACCGCTAAACACGCTTTAACATCACACGCAGCACTACATGCGTCAGTAGATACTGAATTACAAGACGCTATCGCTAAGTTTTGGGAACAGGAAGGAGTTCCATCAGGAAATTCACCGCTCAACACCGCTGAAGAAGACGAATGTGAAATTCACTTTCGTCAAACGCATTATCGACAGCCTGATGGACGCTACGTAGTGAGATTACCGCTTAAGGCCCTTGAGAGTCAACTTGGCGACTCTATCAACGCAGCTATGGGGTCACTCCGCAGATTAATAACTCGCTTGTCGCGAGAAAGAGAATATTCTGACATGTATCGTGCATTCATGGCAGAATACATTCAACTAGGACACATGGTACGAGTACCAGTCAACGAATTGCCCGCAAACGCTTACTTCTTGCCTCACCATGGGGTATTGAAGCTTGATAGTGCCACTACGAAGCTCCGCACAGTGTTCAATGGTTCCTGTGCAACATCTACAGGAATTTCATTGAACGACATTCTCCACGCAGGACCCAAAAcgcaaattgacatttttgatgtGATGTTGAGAATCCGTTGCAGCAGGATTTTATTCGCTACTGACATCACCAAGATGTTCAGACAGATTGAGGTCGACTCGCTTGATTGGCCGCTTCAGTGCATTCTCTGGATAGATGAGAATGACTTAATAGACGCTTACTGTCTCAAGACAGTCACATACGGAACCGCTAGTGCACCTTTTGACACAGTACGTGTGCTTATCCAACTAGTAAAGGATGAAGGACACCGCTTTCCGCTAGCTGTTGCTCTAATGTTGAAAACGCGCTACGTAGATGACATCTACGGTGGAGCAGACAACGAAGAAGACGCTATCAAGGCTGCAGTACAAACAAAAGCTCTGTGTGCAGCAGGCTGCTTCCCGCTTGCCAAATGGGCTAGCAATAGCCCACGGTTACTCGCTGAAGTCGCTCCAGAAAAGCAGCTGGATACACCGCTTAAAGAAATCAGTGATGCACCAGTAAAAGTCCTGGGCATGTACTGGAATTCACGCACTGACGCTCTCCAGTTCAAGTACACGCTACCGCCAGAGACGCCCAAGACAAGAAGAGCTATTTTGTCTGAAATCGCTAAGCTGTATGATCCGCTAGGACTTCTTGCACCAATAGTCGTCAAAGCCAAGATCTTTATGCAAAATCTGTGGCTAGATAGAGTGTCATGGGATGAACAATTGTCACCATCACTCATTCACAAATGGACTGGATACCGCGAGGATCTTCGAAACATCGAATCCATCCGCATTCCACGCTGGAATAATATAGCACCTGGAGCAACTATGGAATTGCACGGGTTCTCAGACGCTTCGCAAAACGCTATGGCTGCCGCTGTTTATTTGAGAGTCACTGACGCTGATGGGAACACAAAGGTCTCACTTCTGTGTTCAAAAACGCAAGTAGCACCGCTGAAGACCATGACAATCCCACGCTTGGAATTATCTGCCGCATGGTTGCTAACACAACTGATACTTCATGTTAAAGAAGTTCAGTCGCTTGAAAATGTCAGGATCAATCTCTGGACTGACTCCACCGTGACTCTCGCATGGATTAAAAGTCCAGCAATCCGCTGGAAGACATTCGTCCGCAATAGAGTgggaaaaatccaaaaaacgcTTCGAGATGTCTCCTGGAAATTTATTCCAGGAAAACAAAACCCCGCTGACTGCGCTTCAAGAGGTATACCTACGCTAAAACTGAAACAACACGCTCTCTGGTGGCATGGACCAACTTGGCTTCATGAACCAGAATCCTCTTGGCCCACTCTGGAGCCTCCAACCGACAACGCAACGCATCGAGAAGAACGCCAAGGTCTGACACTAGTAACTTGGAAAGCAGAAAATTGCCTGCTCCAACAATTACTGTCGCATTACACGCAGCTGTTTCCACTGCTACGGAAGCTTAGCATCTGGCATCGTGCCATCGACCGCTTTAAAAGAGTTCCACAATCTTCGCTGGCCTACCCGCTAACTCCATCAGACCTGGAGCGTGCTAAATTGACCTTGATTAAGTTCACTCAAGGACAATACTTCGCTAGAGAGATTCACACGCTACAAGATGGTGATGGTCTGCCTAAAAATAACAGAATCACTAAGCTGACTCCGTTCATCGACTATCAGGGGGTCCTGAGAGTCGGTGGCCGCTTGAAAAACGCATTGCTGGACCCAGAAGAGAG taTCACTTATCGTACAATATCTAGCagcatcaataaaattttatataaattagcCGCAAATACTCTTTGA